The Thalassoroseus pseudoceratinae genome has a segment encoding these proteins:
- the gap gene encoding type I glyceraldehyde-3-phosphate dehydrogenase, whose translation MASVKVGINGFGRIGRVTFRALAARPEEFEVVAINDLSDPQALANLLRYDSVQGKFPGDVSADGDTLIVNGKPIKVLSERNPADLPWSSMGVDVALESTGFFTKKAADGKPGYDSHLTAGAKKVVLSAPAKDKPDMTVVTGVNDDQLTSEHKSISNASCTTNCLAPMVKVLQDDLGGIEHGLMTTCHAYTNDQKIADQIHSDPRRARAAAINIIPTSTGAAKAVGQVIPEVDGLLTGIALRVPVPAGSITDLVVNLKEDKSAEEINAAMKAAAEGKLKGVMQYTTDPIVSTDIIGNSHSCIFDASWTTKIGPKMVKILGWYDNEYGYSMRTADIIKKVAGL comes from the coding sequence GTGGCATCTGTGAAAGTTGGAATTAACGGTTTTGGGCGAATCGGTCGTGTGACTTTTCGTGCTTTGGCCGCTCGGCCTGAGGAATTCGAAGTCGTCGCCATTAACGACCTTTCCGATCCACAAGCCTTGGCAAACCTGTTGCGGTACGACAGCGTGCAAGGCAAGTTTCCTGGCGATGTCTCTGCGGATGGCGATACTCTGATCGTCAATGGCAAACCGATCAAAGTGCTCTCCGAGCGTAACCCCGCCGATCTGCCTTGGAGCAGCATGGGCGTGGACGTCGCATTGGAATCTACCGGCTTCTTCACCAAGAAAGCCGCCGATGGCAAACCGGGCTACGACAGCCACTTGACCGCTGGTGCCAAGAAAGTCGTGTTGTCGGCTCCTGCGAAAGATAAGCCGGACATGACTGTCGTGACTGGTGTCAACGACGATCAACTCACCTCCGAGCACAAGTCGATCTCCAATGCCAGTTGCACGACGAACTGTCTTGCTCCTATGGTGAAGGTGCTGCAAGACGACTTGGGTGGGATTGAACATGGCTTGATGACCACCTGTCATGCCTACACCAACGATCAAAAGATCGCGGACCAAATTCACTCCGATCCACGTCGTGCTCGTGCCGCCGCCATCAACATCATTCCCACATCGACCGGAGCTGCCAAAGCTGTCGGTCAGGTGATTCCGGAAGTGGATGGCTTGCTCACTGGGATCGCATTGCGAGTTCCGGTTCCAGCCGGCAGTATCACCGACTTGGTGGTCAACTTGAAAGAAGACAAGTCGGCCGAAGAAATCAACGCCGCCATGAAGGCTGCCGCTGAAGGCAAGCTGAAAGGCGTGATGCAGTACACGACCGATCCAATCGTCTCAACCGACATTATCGGCAACTCCCACAGCTGCATCTTCGACGCTTCTTGGACCACCAAAATTGGTCCGAAGATGGTGAAGATTCTCGGTTGGTACGACAACGAGTACGGCTATTCCATGCGAACTGCCGACATCATCAAGAAAGTTGCCGGATTGTAA